TGCTGCAAAAGAAGAACATATCATGTTGAAAAATAAACTCAAAAAACAGAAAACATAAAAATGTTAGTTAAGGACAAAATATAATTGGGAAAAATAAGCCATTTATTTGaatggaaaaaaatataatgaattgAATGAATCAAAGCCTCAATTGTGCTTAGTAGTATaatgtattaattttagagaataaaaaaaaatttgtagAATCAgtgtattaatattgaatcttAATCTTAAATCTCAAACCTGAATTTACACTTGTCCGGACATCTAACAAAATGCATTCTCTTGGCGCCAATTTGAGAAGATGTGGCGCCCTGATCTAAAACGATTTTTAGATCTATAAGGAGATAAAGATAAGACAGGAgagaattagaaataaaaagcaaaaaaaagaatttaaacaGCAAAGTAAAAATGGGTCACtcaaagaataaaaagAGTAACTCTTCGTCTGGCTCAGAAGCTGGAAAGGAATCTGAAAGGTTTATTTCATTCCTCCCAAATAGCGTTGCAACAGTATTGGCCATTTGCTCGTTTATAGCAGCTTCAATATCTTCAGTTTATTTCAACAATGGTGTTTTTAAGAAGCAAATCAAGTTTCCTGTCTTTGTTTCATGTGCACAACAGCTTGTTGGTATGATTATAATGAGCATATTTGGATTAATAAGAATGGCAATCTCAAAATCCTCTGAAAGTGGTAATGGAAAAGATGGAGCTGAGGTACAAGCTAACGGTTCATCAGTAAGCAGCTGGAAGAAGGTGATGTACGCTATTCCAGTCGCattctttttctctttcaatATATCATTTAACAATATCTGTTTAACTCATGGTAAAGTTTCAACTTATGCTATGGCTAAGTCTACCACACTGATGTGGTCTTTATGCCTCCAATTTTTAATCTTGGGAATTAAAGTTAAGTTGACCTCACTCATTTCTTGTGCAATCATTATTTCTGGTGTTCTCATTGGAGCATTTGATCCAAAATCACTTGTTTTGgtttctttaatttatgGTTGTATCTCATCATTCTCTCAGAGCTGCTACAATATCACTCTCAAGTGGGTTCTCCCTAAGATTGGTAACGATTCTGCAGGTCTTCTTAAATATGTTCAAATGTGGTCaattctcttctttttcattcCTATGTTTGGAACTGGAGAAGTTATCCCAGCATTTACAACATCTGGTTGCTTTGATTTCAATGATCTTAATAGAATGATTTATCTATGGGGTCTAATCACCACATCAGCTCTTCTTGCCATTGGTGTTAACCAGAGTACTTATGTTGTCATTGGTTTAACCACTCCAGCAACATTCAATGTTTGTGGTTTGGTCAAGCAAGCCTTACAAACTATCGGTGGAATCTTCTATCTAGGAGAATCTCTACCAACTCAAACAATCATTGCAGTTTGTCTCACATTCTGTGGTTCTGCTTCATATACTGCATTCAATCACTTTGGATCAAAACCATCTATGTCACCTTCTGAATTGAAAGTTGTTGAGGAAAAATACAAGGAAGTTGCAAGACAATCTGTCGGTACTGCTTCTGATGTATTTGAAAATGCCCAAGATGACATCCTAAAGAGAAGTGGAAGCAAGACTAAGAACATGATTACACCATTCACCTCAAAAAATCCAGAAGCCATTCCTCTTAAGGATGATATTGAGGAAGGTCTCCCAACTGGAAACAATAACGAAAACAGAAACTAATTATA
This is a stretch of genomic DNA from Cryptosporidium parvum Iowa II chromosome 3, whole genome shotgun sequence. It encodes these proteins:
- a CDS encoding fucose translocator with 8 transmembrane domains, within locus of 3 paralogous genes, with the translated sequence MGHSKNKKSNSSSGSEAGKESERFISFLPNSVATVLAICSFIAASISSVYFNNGVFKKQIKFPVFVSCAQQLVGMIIMSIFGLIRMAISKSSESGNGKDGAEVQANGSSVSSWKKVMYAIPVAFFFSFNISFNNICLTHGKVSTYAMAKSTTLMWSLCLQFLILGIKVKLTSLISCAIIISGVLIGAFDPKSLVLVSLIYGCISSFSQSCYNITLKWVLPKIGNDSAGLLKYVQMWSILFFFIPMFGTGEVIPAFTTSGCFDFNDLNRMIYLWGLITTSALLAIGVNQSTYVVIGLTTPATFNVCGLVKQALQTIGGIFYLGESLPTQTIIAVCLTFCGSASYTAFNHFGSKPSMSPSELKVVEEKYKEVARQSVGTASDVFENAQDDILKRSGSKTKNMITPFTSKNPEAIPLKDDIEEGLPTGNNNENRN